The following proteins are encoded in a genomic region of Montipora foliosa isolate CH-2021 chromosome 8, ASM3666993v2, whole genome shotgun sequence:
- the LOC137967767 gene encoding uncharacterized protein: MAPEKTVGPSTTLAFAGIELDTVLMEARLPQEKLDKCRDLLSTFLRRRKVTLQEIQSLTGLLNFACTVVVPGRRFLRRLINLTIGVRKPHFLIRLSKDVKEDLVVWQSFLSGFNGRSFFLADQWKNSNQLELYTDASGALGYGAVFGRHWCYGQWPHSWCHLNIAFLELYPIVLSLHLWGHDMENQRILFFTDNEALVHVINKQSCRDKNLMFLVHRLVLVCLERNICFKAKHIPGVHNVLADALSRLKLQTFKQLAPACMNPHPTEIPHHLQPLSWHQ; this comes from the coding sequence ATGGCACCAGAGAAGACGGTTGGCCCATCGACAACACTTGCTTTTGCGGGCATCGAGCTGGATACAGTTCTCATGGAGGCCCGTTTACCGCAAGAAAAGCTTGATAAATGTCGGGATCTTCTCTCAACTTTTCTTCGTAGACGTAAGGTAACTCTTCAGGAGATTCAGTCGTTGACGGGTTTGCTCAATTTTGCCTGTACGGTTGTTGTCCCAGGTCGGCGTTTCTTGCGCAGGTTAATCAATTTGACTATTGGGGTACGGAAACCTCATTTTTTGATTCGGCTTTCGAAAGATGTTAAAGAAGATCTCGTGGTTTGGCAATCGTTTCTCTCAGGTTTTAATGGGCGCTCATTTTTCCTGGCTGATCAGTGGAAAAATTCTAATCAGCTAGAACTGTATACTGACGCCTCTGGTGCCTTGGGTTATGGTGCTGTCTTTGGTAGACATTGGTGTTATGGCCAGTGGCCACATAGCTGGTGTCATTTAAACATTGCCTTTTTAGAGCTTTACCCAATTGTTTTAAGTCTGCATTTATGGGGCCATGACATGGAGAATCAAAGGATCCTTTTCTTTACTGATAATGAGGCCTTGGTTCATGTTATCAATAAGCAGTCATGCCGGGATAAGAACTTGATGTTCTTAGTGCATAGGCTGGTGCTTGTGTGTTTGGAaaggaatatttgttttaaagcGAAGCATATCCCAGGTGTGCACAATGTTCTTGCTGATGCTCTTTCTCGGTTGAAATTGCAGACCTTCAAACAACTAGCACCAGCCTGCATGAATCCTCATCCCACAGAGATTCCTCATCATCTCCAGCCTCTCAGTTGGCATCAGTGA